catgcaattatctgttgaacatgtgaattgattaatcgcataatagGTTAAATAGATCCgcgtctgatttatttgttttgtacaagtcttccgctgtgcaagggcaccaaaccccagcacCAACCCTAATGGGCTAGCCCGTTTTTGTGTTTGGATTGCGAAATTACAGCCCTAAATTGCTAATTTTGTCGGTCTATTCGGGCTGATCCATGGATTTCAGGTTGATTGTCATCCCTATCTATATACATCTTGCAAATACtacaaaatagtagtattatttaatttctgtataaataattaaaaaaaattcacacaCCAATAACTTGAGAAACTAAAATTATTCAGCATAACAAATGAAGGAAGTGTGAATACAAATCTGGATCTTACATATcacaaaatagtaaaactgaaaaaattgAGGTGTCCCTGATAATTGGATTGATAATGAGAACATGATTTGCGGAAGACGTCAGCGTGAGTAAATTGTTTGGTAGAGCTTTATTATCTCTCCATAAATAGGGTTTGTCTTTGCATGGGTGTGTGAACTGAAAGGTGAATAGACATCAGCATGACAGAGTGTTTGGTACGAATTAATCTCTCTCATCACTCACTCACTATATACCTAGCTGTctagtaggagtatttatatatacaggATATAGAGGATTCATTTCATGCATATACTGAAGGAGAAGTGAAAATGAGCAACAGAAGATGGTGCCCAACTCCGGAGCAAGTGATGGTGCTTGAGGAGCTGTACAGAAGAGGCCTCCGCACCCCCACCGCCCACCAGATTCAGAAGATCACcgctcatctctctctctacggCAACATCCAGGGCAAAAGCGTCTTTTACTGGTTCCAGAACCACAAGGCCCGCGACCGCCAGAAACTCCGCAACAAACTCCTCTTCTACCAAACCCTCCATTTCCAGGTAGAACAACACAACATATAAGCTTAACAAGTTAAGTTAGCATGCACCAACTTAGAACATCTTAATCAACAAACAGATCTGTAAGGTTAACATTCTCCACCGTCTTTTCAATCCGTCGAGGAAAGGTTTGCTTTACTTTTACCTAAGGAATGTACTTAAAGCATGTTTGGTAGCAGGAATGGAGCTAGGATTTCACTTAAGGAGGgccaaaaatattatgtagaaaaattttatgcatttgaGAGGGGCATTTAGTGTAGTTTgttaatataattgaaatttatatataacatACAATAGTGTTGAAGGCATGAGGGGGGTCATTTGACCCTGCTCCATACATACCGGCTCCGCCCCTGTTTAGTAGTatagataactcatctagggatgAAATTCTATTAACAAACGGATCTCTAGGATTAACGTTCTCCATCGTCTTTTCAATTCGTCAAGGAGAAAagttttgttttacttttacctTAGGAAAGCTTAAATTTATTGTACTCCACTAAGATGTAGTGTTATTCCCTATTTCTGAATTAGTTGGAAATATTCGCAtctaatttcatattttcattttgtgtgGTCACACCCAAATTTTAGGGTTATCATCTGCagaaatagaaatttaatGTCTTCAATTTGGCGTCTGAGTAGAATAAATAGGGAACTTATTGGCACATCAGCTCATTTAAATGCGGTTGGAATCAATTAgattgatgaatgatgatcTTGGACCACTTGTAGAATTACGCACGAAAATGAAATCGAATTGATAGTGAGTTCTTTCCTTATTTGATAATGTCTTCACTCTCTCACTGTGTAGTGTGTCGATTTTTGGCAATGAACCATAAGTTGTGTTAGCTGAAAACAAATATGAGCATTAATGATGTGTGTTATAATACGTGTAGGGTAACAGTGGGATGATGATGCGGCAGACAATACCAGATCCCCCAAAAGATTGGGTAATGATGCGATCATCGTACGGCCATGATTCCGTGATGGTTATGGACAATCTGGGCCCCACTCCCACACTAAACCAGCCCCTCCAAACCCTACAACTCTTCCCACTCACTTCACCTGCTGCTGCAAATCATCCATGAAAATCAAACTGCAATTGCTAATTAGCTTTATGAATATCTAAGAGTTGGTAAGACACATGCAAATCTCTCTCTATAGTAGATTTGAGTGCTTGTGTTGTTTTTCTGTTATGTGTCTGTGGA
The nucleotide sequence above comes from Salvia hispanica cultivar TCC Black 2014 chromosome 5, UniMelb_Shisp_WGS_1.0, whole genome shotgun sequence. Encoded proteins:
- the LOC125186115 gene encoding WUSCHEL-related homeobox 3-like, whose product is MSNRRWCPTPEQVMVLEELYRRGLRTPTAHQIQKITAHLSLYGNIQGKSVFYWFQNHKARDRQKLRNKLLFYQTLHFQGNSGMMMRQTIPDPPKDWVMMRSSYGHDSVMVMDNLGPTPTLNQPLQTLQLFPLTSPAAANHP